The nucleotide window CAATCACTATGATAGTGAAGTCTACACACAATAGCTCAAGGTCGTTCACCGGGCTTGGGCTTAGGTTGAAGGGTCCGGTGGGACTGGTCCAAAACCGGCTCCTTCTCCAGACCAAACGCTCCCTTTAGCAAGGCAGCCACAGCAACAGTGGTACAGGTGGCAGGCCCCTCTGGAACTCGCACTATCCTAATGTTGTTACGCCTTGACCTAGACTCCAAATCCTCACATTTATTCTCCAACTTATCTACGGTAGCAGTGAGACACTCAATGGTATTTTTCATCTGAGCTATGTCATCGGTACAACCTGAGAGAGCATGCTCCATTTCCCCGACAGTACCTTTGAGTGACAGTATAGTAGCATCGGTAGCAGCTTTATCTTTAACCAGCTGTGTTTTCATGGCTTGCAGATCAAGCCTGATCGTTGACTGGACATCCCCGAGCGTCTCCTGGAGTTCCTTTTTAAAAATATCGGCGATGTCGTTCCTCAGCGAAGCCAACAACTCGAGCTTAAGAGAGGCGATGTCAGGGTCAGGCCGAGGCAAGTCGGGCTCGGCGGGAGGAGGCGATTCACTCAGGGGTGTGGTCGTGGCGCGTGCACAAGGCCTCAATTGTGTCTGAAAAGTATTCCGAGTTTTCAAATTCTTTCCAGACATTTTAACGTAATTCAAGgttaaatatgaaaacaaaaacagattaaagtAAGTCAAGATCAAATGTATGACTGAAAAGCGCaagtaaattacaattttaatcaaaAACAGCAGGAGCCCCCAACTTTGCGTCCTACTCCATTAGCAGCTCCGGGAATCCCccatgtcctatgattattaataattaacatatactgctcctgtctgaACATTTAACTCAacaggttttgcttcaggacccagattttacattgaaaatcaagtggcaccatagtaaaaacataacctgtatttaatgtatcctgggtcgcattttcTTTTACGTTGcaaagttttgttcatggtttttaagtacaaggacatgcgtcgtgacattatttttgttattgacgTCAAGTTTTCTCGTCCCcttttattacacatttattacccCATTTGctttctaatttcaaacataattcaaacagaacatacatattacacaggaggaaattCTCCTCATTACCATAGTCTAGTcttgaataatagtaataataataacaaattatagtatttatgaaaaaaataagtactagctgaatcacatcttgaaactttaactacaactaccactgttgatataaaatgaggtctaatagattctacattATAGCATATGAAAATATAGCATGtcatttaattttgtaaatatgATGTGTAATGATTTGTTTTTACCATAtaacacagtgttgctcttttccttctCGGTGTGTTTGGCATATCAGGGCAGCCTACTGTTCGAGAAGTTCGACAGTACTGCTTTAatctagaaaagtctcactagaatttaaattggtcacatcagatTTGAGGTCTGAGCTCCGCAAGCCTGGCCATTGCACGCACGTGCCAGAAAGAAGAGCTGATCGTGATCGCGAGCTGGTTCAGTTACACTTGTGCGATAGTGCatatgagaagcctttagctgattgcgcgATTATCATGAATTCAcatcggcagtcctaaataggctattaCTTGGACGGCTGCTGAAATATCTTTAATGTGAAAACCACGTCATTGTTCTTTTCCTGCTTTCCTCCACACAGTCCGAATAGAagtgcgacccaccagttgagaaacactgtgacacacacatgttgggtttctttgttttatggggactttccatagacaaattggtttttatactgtataaactatatattctatcccctaaccctacccctgaacctaaccctcacagaaaactttctgcatttttacattttcaaaaaacataatctagtatgatttataagctgttttcgtcatggggactgacaaattgtCCCTACGacatcaaacattttgggttttactatccttatgggtacATTTGGTCCCAACAAAGTGataaattcaggctcacacacaacaactgccattcgccactaagtggcgctGATGTCACCATGACACTTGTGCCAGTCTATGTGCACCTTGAGGCCACATGAATTGTTGaaagcccgctggcaggaggtcacggggcaGACCCAGATGGCACGGGTTGACTGACTGAGACGACCGGCTGATGGACCACCTGTGACCCTTACTGTGCCAACTTGTGTGCTTTAGCCATCCGGTGCTCCACtcattgttgtgagcgtcgctcctctgccctccgttgttgttggagggcgactgcctccaactgtcCAGTAGTGTCCTTCATGAGCCTCCTCCACAGAGGCCGATTTTGACACCGTTGGTACCAGTCAGCAGCAAGTCCATTCAGCTCCACATCACCACCTCCTATACCACATCACTCCATTTCCTCTCCAGCCCGTGCTAGGCCCGTTTAGCCCCCTCAATCtggccgaacaaaagctgtttaggcatgtaGTGGCTGGGAAAGCGGGCTACATTGCACAGCCAACGCAGCCTTTCCTGCTGGAGGAGCTCACTGATGGGACATTGTCCAGATCTTTCAAGGATTTGTGAGCTGCTCACACATTCCAGCCTgtttaaacccaggatggatcgtAGGCAGGTCAGCCTAAATTTTTCTAACTGGCGAAGATGTTCCATTAACGTGGTCCatgtttcgcaagcatagagaagggagtgaatgaccgtggccgagaagaACTGAAGCGTTGTGCGAAGTGACAGAccaggtagcttccacacagcgatattgaataatccttgccaggacctttcccggaacactgaggagtgagatgcccctgtAGATGTTACAGTCTGTGCGGTCACCCTTCTTAAAGacagggaccaccagggcatccttccaatcttATGGAAGCCGTCCAgcggtccagactgttgttatgatgtcatgtagggcagtctgtgtaCAAacgccaccctccctcagcaatTCGCCTGGGAGATCATCTCTGTCAGCATACAGTACTTCCTCAatagatggcacctcagccaacCACTCACAGGGGGTGACTTCTTCCTCCAAGATTTGAGGCACCGCAGCCTCAGATAACCGTAGATAAGAAAATGTGAATGGTATGAGAACCATAAATTTTCATACTGGGGTATACCATTCTTGAACCCCTAAAACTAATCAGGGCTAGGATGCGAGCAAATGCTAGTGAAAATTACTGTGTGTGAATATTGAAAATTATTTGGCCACACGGGTGTGAGTGACTtgtcataaaaatgtatgaactTATAACATCAGAATCAAAAGCCCTATGCATCTCAAAGTCACGCTTCAAACTctgtttaaaacaaatacataaataaactaaAATTGTGGGTGACTTAAAAGTGTGAGTCTGGTAAAACAGCAAAGTATCCATTTTACTAGCTATCACTTAACTATGTCACCTAGCAGTGCACTGGGAAAAGAAAGATACTTACATCTCGTATGTTGCACACTCGCACACAACACATGAGTAGATGCATTTTCTAACCGAAAAATATAGGGTAATTTCATTGCATGTTATTTATTTGACCTTTATAACACAACCATTCaagtgtttctacactagaggatGCACAAAATTcgtttttgccagtgagaaattcATGACCTctatttgaatattattttagactggaattaaattaatacaacagTACATTTTATCATTTTTTCGCATTCCCCCATCATCACCTCACGTATCCCCATGTGTACGTGTATCGTAGTTAGGTGAATCGCAGATTCATCTCTTTAACCAGGTATACACCTAATTAATCCCTCAACTTGTAGTTTTGCTGCATTATTCAGGGTTTCCAGAGCCGAAAACCATTCTCATATTCTATAACtctgctttaaaaacaaatggcaCGTATACTAATATTATTCCATTTGTTTGCTTGTCTCATCCTATATCCTGAGGTTAAAAGTGCCTGCCAGACCTAGCTTCGGTCCAGCACTCCCACAGCTATGTGTTTCTGAGCAATGACTACTAACTGCAATCTGTGCCAACCAGACAGCGAGTGGCACTTCGATGATCACTGTCTGCATCCCTTCAGTCTACTACAATGGACATCACAGGGGATGAACTGCTGTCAACTTCAGCTGAACATCAAGGAATACTTCACTGGCCACTGCCTGCACATTGGTCTTGAGACCGAAAATTAACCCCCACAACCTTCCAGCCAGTCTGCATGGCACACCTTACAGACCACTGCCTGCATCATATCAATTTTAAGATGGAATACACAGATACATAATTACTGCCAACTAGAGCATTTACCAGCCAGACAGCAAAAGACACTGCATCTACGTGCACTTCCTCGCTCAGTTCGGGATGGACTTTTATAAACActaaatcattaatcttacagttcaatcaaGATCATTTAGCTTTAAACATTGTCTACCAAAATATCTGCtaagtttatttaattaataacatgTAGGCTATTGTACATATTAAGACACATGGACACCTGCCAGATATCATCTAAGGGTATGTAATCTAAAATTGGCtaattcattataaatgtaatttctaaatttagtaattaatttggtaatttataattaattgtaCTGTAGTGTTTTATTTCACACAAGAGTAGTAGCAATACTTAAacagttaaaatgttttacaatacgGTTTCCCTTGTTGTATTTGCCTTACAGTGAGTATTTGTTTATGATAGTTATTTGTTCAGTGTGACTTTAATTCGGGAGCATTTCCCCTGTTTAGAAAAAAAGGTTGAAAGTGGGATGGGGCTTGCGCGGAGTCGGGCTCTCTTCTTGAATGTGCACTGAGTGCACAGGTGCTGCTGTTATTGCTGTTTGGCCGGTACTTCTAATAAAGAAGATAAGTTGAATTACACCGTTGTGACCCgtgtttattttatgtcattcACGCCTACGGAGACTGGAGTGTTCACCGACGCACAGTCACAAAATAAGGGTTACAGGTATAAGTcaaagcattcaattctggtgactttgagagacGGTTTTTTTCTCTCGAGTAGTCCTATGAGTAGCGTTGATGTAACCATTTGCAAAAAGCATTTATTCCAATAACCGTTCAGAACAAACGTGTTCTGCTccaaaacaaagcaatgtttgctttgttttggaatagagcagaatgcaggaatagagcagaatgcaggtgtctcgagacgcatttttatcagttgaagttctttttaacgcttgggagatgctaaaaacacagttaaacttgacacagttgtcaaaagacatccatttagcgaatgtttacatggaaaaccaTTGAAAAACAGCGCGAGCGGACGCAAAAACAAGTTCGGTTTGAACTGCCCCTTGTTCAtatgacacagcactagctgaagtttctcaaagttaggcctacctctcaaaaagacagccttttgtGTCAACTGATTTTAGGTAAATTTCCATGGATCCAGCGCTGTTTGTTCTCTGCATTCGTAAATATGAAGATAATGTTTTACTCTGTGAGAaacgctccaaatgattcagtgagagagtggTCTAATTGAACTGAATGACAAATAGTTTCAGGCTGGGTTTCCCTAAGCACTAATTAGTGTGTTAGtagcacttaagtagtacttaatctctatatcgcatttcccaaaagcatcgttatctaAGTAGTTCGtcaaaaatgtgtaaattaacgAGAGATTTTAACCACTCTTAAATCCATTAAGTGCAACTGAAATGTATCTTTCTGGCAACTTTCACAGTTGATAAAAGGCAATAGCACATTCTCCGCATTCTGCACATGTGACGTGATCAAAATTGCAAGACACTAATACACCTTATATTAATCTTCTTAgataagcataattgtaatggcaatagaaagatgacatgttcttattaaacagattattttagAAGACGCACGTGAGTATGTGATCATGCAGTTTAAAACTAAAATATGccttataaataattaaaataaaggagattagagtgagagtgtgcaatgttatatatatataacattgcatcatatatatatatgagagccCCTCATGATTGACATCGCCAACATTCacgttacatgcatttattgcgtcactttcattaatctctatgaCTGGGCATCAACACATCTGAAACTCTGTCTTGCTAAatccatcattatttattttattaaattctgtAACAGTTCAAACATTTCAGCGCCtcgacaaggttacaaacaagTTCTGTGTTTAATACtatttacatattattttcaATTTGAGAAGAAAATCTCCTGGACATATctggccaaagtgatcagcaccaaTTTGAACAGGACAGCTCCCATAACAAAGCACTTAATTTCTACTTTATAACGAGCAATctacatgctggtttgggaaacccATTTCTCCATCATAAAATAACGAGCGACTTTAGTTAAGATGATCGTAAAAGTTGCAACGTTATCGGGAAACCCAGCTTCAGACAGTTATTcaagcctgtttggccaatttattgaaaagaacccattcaaaataattattaattcacATATTGGGCATTGCTAGTTATTTTAAACTGGCAACAGAAATACTGAACACACACAAGTTGTCATTTTATGTGATTTCCGACAAGTTCATTTGtacgatttcatcacgtgcaaatgcccATATGGAAATGATGTCTAGCAaagtcattggctgtagtgaaagtggTAGGAATTCATACAAGTGCAGTCCTAAGATATAATACAATTAGGTAAATTAAGAAAAGTCATTTGAATAGGCCTACTTACGATATCGCAGTGGGAGTGTGTAGGAAATATTCTGAGAGCAAAAGTTTCTCAGGTCAATCGGAGTGATGGCATGATCACTGACACCGGTACAGCGCTGCAAAGACTAGTGAATCTTTGCCCAATCCGTATTCACTAACCTTGGGAACCTTGCGCCTTGCCGCCCAACAGATGAATTTGTGAAAACGAAAGATTGCAAACGCACTGCATGTGAATGAGACAATGATTGTGTAATAGTAGGCTATTAGATGCTTCTGCACAAAATACTCACAAATGCAAACATAGCCTAACTATGTAGATAATGTAGGCTTAACATTTAAGacaacaaatataaacatttcccTCAAGTAATTTACAGGGATTTATGACTTGCGATCTCTAAGGTGACATTTTAGCACGTGATGGACAGCGACAGCGCTGAAAGACTCGCACAGGAACACGcgacaaaaattttttttatacaaataagctactaatataaataataggtaGGCCTATTTGTTCAATTTCTGACAGTTTCATGCAAGAATTATTGTTATCCGTGTGAAAGACCCTATCTCGCCGTTCAGGTGTCTTTACATAACCAGAAATCTTTCGATTTCAGATCCAGATAAGGATAGAGGGAGAGATGGCGGACATAATAATACAACCCAACCATTTGGACACAACAAACAGTGTATATTCAAACTTAAAGTAGTTTATTTAAACATCAGTTCAAAGTGTTTATTTGATTATACTGGATCATGTGGTTATATGTTGTTTCAGAAGGAATTAAATACATGCGGGAAACGACTACTGAATTAGATATTATAGCAACAAAGATGGATGTCATTCCCCGTTTAAAAATTCCTTAACCCTTGTTTTCATCGAGTTATGCACATAACATCATTTTATgtgacatttttgtatttatttatttagaaaaaggGCTTTTCTTATTTCTTCTACCTATGTAAACTGAAATACAAACTGGGTTAGATGTGGAACGTCATTCGTCAAAACATTAAGCCGTATTTATTTGACAATTCAGACGTAGCCTATTTCAGACGTATTTATTTGACAAAagtgaaacaacatacatttttgcattatatatGCTAATTGattgcatttaaatgcatttgaactgaaaaagaaagaaagaaagaaagaaagaaagaaagaaagaaagaaagaaagaaagaaagaaagaaagaaagaaagaaagaaagaaagaaaaagaaaactaaacaataaacattttacaaataaataataaaatccgTTTAGCGcacaaaaaaatcatataaattcgAATTACCGACGCGCATCACATAAGCATTCATAGCAATGCGAAACAGACTCCTTAACGCAGGCTATTTTAAGTTAAATGtttctgttttaataataaagttAGTGAGAATGCGTTTTAACCTCATTGTATAGCGGCAGAATTGGACAACGAAGTGTAGTCCCTAATTTATCCAGAGGAGGGAGACTTTTGGCTCTCTGTTCGCCATCTAGCTCATGTGTTGATGAGTCTTGACCATGGCATAGACCTGTCTGACTATGTATCTTTTGAAAGGTTTATTTCATATTAACTCTCGCCTTGAAACGGTGATAACATCGCGCTTTATACATTGTGGGCATGGTTAGGTGATGCTAATGCCTATTTATTGTAGGACCATGTAGTCACACTAAAATTGTGCACACAGGAGACAGAAAATGTTTGCTCCTTGCCTTCGTTACATCAAACTAACCATTGCTATTCATGTTGCTGCCACCACATGTTGTCCAAATGTTGTGAGATGGTCTGGAACTACATTCTCCATGTGATTaatggtgcactcagtcattttttcctcattaaaaagtttaactcctaaagacatggattgtaattttgcaatatatgaaggaaatcatgatcactcacattaaaattaatatcagtaaccttataaaagctcttttattctacatggattgggtctgcacatgggggctgccatgttagaattacATGACTAGCCGAATGATACTCCCTTCaactcagtaaccgtcctgtatTGACATGTTCactcattgattcaagtaatcatggctgactgtgagtaCTATTTCTAccatgacatctgaaactgaaaactactgatttcaaattatgctgcatccaagccgctagatgTCAATgtatgtccaagatgacacaaagccaaaagttactgagtgcacctttaagttagAAACATGTGAACACACATGTATGGACGGTGACACTGTTTTTCGTTCTACTGGGTCGTCTGTAAACTTTTACAAGTTAAATTGTGTAAGCTAATAAACTATACCTTCTTTACTTCAACAAGAAACTCTGATAATGCTGGCATTTGGAAATCAGTCAGTAGGCCTACCCATAGCGTATTCCAGTGACAAATATATCGATTACATTGAGCCTTTTTTGTGTAGGCCTACGTGTGctaataaattaatgcattttcatgttATGTACAcagttaattatatatatatatatatatatatatatatatatatatatatatatatatatatatatatttatttatttattttttcatatattatatattgacAGTCACGCTAATGGAAAAAGAATGTCCTCCAAATAATTTTAAACGTTTATCTAAAATGGCAAAATTCactgtttacttaaaaaaatgcaAGTTACTGCAAATTTGGTGTTTTAAAATGATGGATTAGAAATTAAAGCAGAAAGAAATAAACGAAAGGGCTCTGATTTAAGCGCTAAATAGCCTAGTTATACGCGTCACTGGTCGTTTTGCTACACATGGCTTGATCGTCAGGCTTTCATCTAATATACacttattcattaaaataaaaaagtgcaaTTTAATCAAATTCAATATGTATATGTTCAAGATAAAGTAGCCTATGCCGTCTTCCTTTCATATATTTTGCCTTCTCCTAAGAACACCTCGAAAACGTATACGCCTATTGTAGCTTTTCTGTCGCACATCTACTGCCATTGCTTTTTTAATAGGctacatgtacatttaaataatttatgatACTTAACCTATCATGAGGGTTAAATGCAGCTTCAATCTTCCTTTCCAGACTGAATTAATACATTGaaaaaaatgttattgctcaTTCTGGGTGGCGCACATTTGCACGCACATGCAGCTTATACGAAGACTCTTGGGCCAATGAAATCGGCCAATCGCTCTGCGCGTAACCAGTTAGATTGACGTGTAGAACTCCTCAAATTAACTCCAGCCAACTTCAGCCTGCGGGATCAGAACAATATCTCTTTAACGGGAGAGGGTCACCCTTATCCCATTCTACATTGGACTGTTTTTAAGTTTTACATGCAGAAGCTTTGCCGCCGGAAAAGACAAAAGGTTTCCCGAAACATAGAAGTCTACTACTTCTCAACATCTCCACATGCTGCATGCAGCTGCATGCAGCCATCGAGGggaagttattttaaataaacgcATCACAAGCTCAAATGGGTAAATTTTCGTTCAAATCAAAcagtaaacatattttatttcattaaattagaaATAACAGTAAACTGAGCCTTGAATTTTAATATATAGTTGTTTGCTTTAGTTTTGGACATGCAAATCatcataaataaagaaataataaagcTGCATTGCTATGGGTTATTGTAGCCTATATTGTACCCAAAATAACAACTGCATTCTATCAGGCAAATATTAGCCTATTCTCTGTCCATCTGCGCTGCCAATTTCAAGTAAAAATAATTTGGGGGAAAAGAGAATGAAGAAGGAAAGGAAAAAAGCCGTTCGCCATGTTTACGTAGCAATTTATGATTTGGTTAGCTCATTTGAATATGCACATGCTTTGCAATGCTACTTTACCACATTCATATTCATACGTTTAATGCAATTGGTTTCTTTCAGAGCAAACCTACGGGGAGGTGAATCAGCTCGGGGGAGTTTTTGTCAATGGACGTCCTTTGCCCAATGCTATAAGATTACGAATAGTGGAGTTAGCCCAGCTTGGGATTCGACCCTGTGACATAAGCAGACAGCTCCGGGTATCCCATGGGTGTGTGAGTAAAATCCTGGCGAGATACAATGAAACTGGGTCGATTTTGCCCGGCGCAATTGGTGGGAGCAAACCACGCGTTACGACTACAAATGTTGTAAAAAACATACGGGAATACAAACAGGGAGATCCGGGAATTTTCGCATGGGAGATCCGGGACCGTCTTCTCGCGGATGGAATATGTGATAAATACAACGTTCCTTCGGTCAGCTCCATTAGTCGGATACTAAGGAACAAGATTGGAAACCTCTCCCAGCCCATCCAGTCCAGCATCTCCAATAACCATATATACCCGTATTCATACCCCAATGCAATGTCTCCTTCCGGGACCAAAATGAGCAACACAGCCGGTGTCCCTGTTACGGGTGGACATGTAAGCATTTCCCGTGGTTGGCCTTCAGCGCATACGGTCAGTAATATATTGGGTATTCGGGCTTTCATGGATCCGACAGGTGAgacttattgtatatatatatatatatatatatatatatatatatatatatatatatatatatatatatatataaataactttagattttaaatgaaaaaacttAAGATAATCTTAAAGAACCATTGACATATACGGAATTTAGAAAACATAGCAATCTAATTTAGATGATTGTATGAGACACTATCTTGGTATGGCAAAGTATTCTTGGACATTAATAAGGCCTTCACATTCTCGGTATTCTGACTTATAGTTCACGTCCAGTCGGAGCAAATTATCCATACGTTCTAGTTCGAATTTCTATGAAAgatacttttttaattaaatcgaTACATTTCCAAATCGCGAATGGAACCCCATTTGATATAGCTAACCATCATGTTTGTAAATGTCATTTTCTTTCGGAATAAAAACGTGTAAAAATACATCTATATTAACCTTATGTAATTCTTCAAATTAAATTTGTTGAAAACCTATTTAAGTGTATGTACAGCATTTCTGTTATTTTAATGATTCAAATGATTTTGGAATGtatttgaaatattattaaaataaatacatttaaagggaaACGAAACTAAATAAATTGTTACCTAAGTTAAAACGGTAATGTTATTCTGCTTGGAGTAATTATTCGATGGTGCCATGCAGAGCAGAGCAGAGGTTACGCACCAAAAATGGAGGACTGGGGTGGTGTCAGTAGAGCGGTATTTCCTTCTGCTCATGTAGTCAATGGAATAGACAAACCAGCTATCGATGCAGACATTAAATACCCTCAGGTACAGTAAACATTACATCATCTTTTTACTGTTTCTGATAGGTACAGGCTTTATGTTTTGTTCACACATAATCTAGATGGCCTTTTTGTACACTTATAGTGTACTTACCAGTAATGTGTAATACAAATCAATTATTTACTAATATGTAACCTTATTTGTATAGAGCTGCTTATAAATACACTTGTTAGTAATATATCTGGCGTAATTAATTTACACGTAACGTGATATCAATGTAAAGTGCGTTTTTGTTCTAAATCtgtgaaatatttacaaaaagaaagaaacaaatctAGTTTTTTACAATTTTCTTTGTCTGTGCATATTTTCTCTTGGTTCTTTAGCCTTCATCGACTTTGTCTAGTTATGTCCCGGCGTGCGCTTACTCTCCCTCCAACCAGTATGGCATGTACAGCGGTCCGGGCAGTTATGTGAGCCCTGGGCATCACTGGCAGACCCAGGGCACCAGCCTCTCCCACACGGGTGGTGGTGTGACGATGCACCCGAGTGATATCCATTCTTCTATGGCGTTCAAACATGGTGTGCGAGACGGTATACACAATCATGATTTGACACGAATCACACGTTAACTGTTGTTCTTTTCGATTAAATTTGGTAGttgtatggtaaaaaaaaaaaaaaaaaaaatatatatatatatatatatatatatatatatatatatatatatatatatatatatatatatattattattattattattattattattattatttatttttatttttttaccatacaACTACCAAATTtaatttgtgtctgtgtgtaaaaagAATGATTTTCCAGTATATTTAATGGTTAAAATGTATactatgtttaacaagagagtgcatgtacattttactgtaaattattgtaaataaattacgttgaaaaaagaaaaagaaaactgtaATCGGGCGTTCCCAGCATTCCCTGCTTGGcccattatattttatgggaatagttacttcttcttatttttaatatcagttatgtactttgggatgttctgtgttatattagttaatgtttattgcataagTTTAATTTCAcatatgttaccctgatggtgtttagtgtttgtgtgattcacactgagcactgtctctacgcGTATTGCGCATGGAAGAGCCACTACAGATTAACTTCATTTCAtaatgtgccctt belongs to Xyrauchen texanus isolate HMW12.3.18 chromosome 16, RBS_HiC_50CHRs, whole genome shotgun sequence and includes:
- the LOC127656588 gene encoding paired box protein Pax-1-like; the protein is MEQTYGEVNQLGGVFVNGRPLPNAIRLRIVELAQLGIRPCDISRQLRVSHGCVSKILARYNETGSILPGAIGGSKPRVTTTNVVKNIREYKQGDPGIFAWEIRDRLLADGICDKYNVPSVSSISRILRNKIGNLSQPIQSSISNNHIYPYSYPNAMSPSGTKMSNTAGVPVTGGHVSISRGWPSAHTVSNILGIRAFMDPTVHVQSEQIIHTF
- the LOC127656589 gene encoding paired box protein Pax-1-like, which produces MEDWGGVSRAVFPSAHVVNGIDKPAIDADIKYPQPSSTLSSYVPACAYSPSNQYGMYSGPGSYVSPGHHWQTQGTSLSHTGGGVTMHPSDIHSSMAFKHGVRDGIHNHDLTRITR